One genomic window of Hymenobacter sp. J193 includes the following:
- a CDS encoding acyl-CoA thioesterase, with translation MPPLDYQPVSYSRVTLTELMIPAYANFGGKIHGGILLSLMDKVAYAAASKHAGAYCVTVSVDGVNFLQPVEVGELVSLLASVNYVGRTSLLVGIKVIAEDVRKGSVKHTNTSYFTMVAKDDLGRPTPVPGLLLESPEDTRRFMEAIKRREVKEQFREEFDNARTRLDAEQHLHLLDNERCRLGYEPVPGE, from the coding sequence ATGCCACCTCTAGACTACCAGCCCGTATCCTACTCCCGCGTAACCCTGACGGAGCTCATGATACCGGCTTACGCGAACTTCGGCGGGAAAATCCACGGTGGTATTTTGCTTTCCCTGATGGACAAAGTAGCCTACGCTGCGGCCTCCAAACATGCCGGCGCGTACTGCGTGACGGTAAGCGTGGATGGAGTAAATTTCCTCCAGCCGGTGGAAGTAGGGGAGCTGGTTTCGTTGCTGGCTTCCGTCAACTACGTTGGTCGCACCTCCCTGCTGGTGGGCATCAAGGTCATTGCCGAGGACGTGCGAAAAGGCTCAGTGAAGCACACCAACACGAGCTATTTTACTATGGTGGCTAAGGATGACTTGGGACGGCCTACTCCCGTGCCGGGGCTACTGCTGGAAAGCCCGGAAGATACCCGCCGCTTCATGGAGGCTATTAAGCGGCGTGAGGTGAAGGAGCAGTTCCGGGAAGAGTTTGATAATGCCCGCACCCGGCTGGATGCCGAGCAGCACTTGCACCTGCTCGACAACGAGCGGTGTCGGTTGGGCTATGAGCCTGTGCCAGGCGAGTAG
- the ribH gene encoding 6,7-dimethyl-8-ribityllumazine synthase translates to MATALKNLSDYTSDQFVDISEKKFGLVVAEWNRAITDTLAQGAYETLLKHGAKEENVFRNTVPGSFELTLGAQLLAQHEEIDAVICLGVVIKGETKHDDYICHAVAQGLTTVGLKFNKPVIFGLVTTNTEEQAWDRAGGKHGNKGVEAAVTAIHMLGF, encoded by the coding sequence ATGGCAACTGCCCTCAAGAACCTCAGCGACTATACTTCCGATCAGTTTGTTGATATCAGCGAAAAGAAATTCGGTCTGGTAGTGGCCGAGTGGAACCGCGCCATTACGGATACGCTGGCCCAAGGTGCCTACGAAACGCTGCTCAAGCACGGGGCCAAGGAAGAAAACGTGTTCCGCAACACCGTGCCCGGTAGCTTCGAGCTGACGCTGGGGGCGCAGCTGCTGGCCCAACACGAGGAAATCGACGCCGTTATCTGTCTCGGTGTGGTCATTAAGGGCGAAACCAAGCATGATGACTACATCTGTCATGCCGTAGCTCAGGGCCTTACTACGGTAGGTCTGAAGTTCAACAAGCCCGTCATCTTTGGGCTGGTGACTACCAATACCGAAGAGCAGGCCTGGGACCGGGCCGGTGGCAAGCACGGCAATAAGGGGGTGGAAGCCGCCGTGACGGCCATTCATATGCTAGGTTTCTGA
- the recF gene encoding DNA replication/repair protein RecF (All proteins in this family for which functions are known are DNA-binding proteins that assist the filamentation of RecA onto DNA for the initiation of recombination or recombinational repair.) encodes MTLDSLHLLFFKNYEEANLSFSPHINCFVGDNGSGKTNLLDAIHYLSLTKSAFTVADAQSIKQGEELFVVKGRFQASAEAKPETIQCSLRLGQKKAVTHDKQAYERVSDHIGRYPVVLISPYDTDLIRQGSEERRKYFDSLISQLDHEYLEALIRYTHALKQRNSLLKLAADRQAGYDRDYLLVLDEQLAPLGEQLVRRRQEFLTEFEPVFQRHYEQLADAREQVTLTYKSELPGADFLKLLRLQERKDLTLQRTTLGPHKDDFTFLMDELPVKSYGSQGQQKSFAIALKLAQFEVIALHKQHKPLLLLDDIFDRLDEKRITRLMQLVANHTFGQIFLTDTHLERTDRVLASLSDDIRRFRVESGRVQPL; translated from the coding sequence ATGACACTTGATAGCCTCCACTTACTCTTCTTCAAAAACTACGAAGAAGCCAATCTGAGCTTCTCCCCGCACATCAATTGCTTTGTGGGCGACAATGGGAGCGGCAAGACCAACCTGCTGGATGCTATCCATTACCTCTCACTCACTAAGAGTGCCTTCACGGTAGCCGACGCCCAAAGCATCAAGCAGGGCGAGGAGCTGTTCGTGGTGAAGGGCCGTTTCCAGGCCTCAGCCGAGGCCAAACCCGAAACCATTCAGTGTAGCCTGCGCCTGGGTCAGAAGAAGGCCGTCACCCACGACAAGCAGGCTTACGAGCGGGTGTCCGACCACATCGGGCGCTACCCCGTGGTGCTCATCTCCCCCTACGATACCGACCTTATCCGGCAGGGCAGCGAGGAGCGCCGTAAGTACTTCGACAGCCTTATCTCCCAGCTCGACCACGAGTACCTCGAAGCGCTTATCCGCTATACTCACGCCCTCAAGCAGCGCAACTCTTTGCTCAAGCTGGCTGCCGACCGCCAGGCCGGCTACGACCGGGACTACCTGCTGGTGCTGGATGAGCAGCTGGCTCCGCTGGGCGAGCAGCTGGTACGGCGGCGGCAGGAGTTCCTCACCGAGTTCGAGCCCGTGTTTCAGCGCCACTACGAGCAGCTGGCCGATGCCCGCGAGCAGGTGACGCTTACGTATAAGAGTGAACTGCCCGGCGCTGACTTTCTGAAGCTGCTACGCCTGCAGGAGCGCAAAGACCTCACCTTACAGCGCACAACCTTAGGTCCGCACAAGGATGACTTCACCTTTCTGATGGACGAGTTGCCGGTAAAAAGCTACGGGTCGCAGGGTCAGCAGAAGTCGTTTGCTATTGCGCTCAAGCTGGCGCAGTTCGAAGTCATTGCTCTACACAAGCAGCACAAGCCCCTGCTTTTGCTGGATGACATTTTCGACCGACTCGACGAGAAGCGCATCACCCGCCTGATGCAGCTGGTGGCCAACCATACCTTCGGCCAGATATTCCTTACCGATACGCACCTGGAGCGCACCGACCGGGTACTGGCGTCCCTTTCCGATGATATCCGTCGGTTTCGGGTTGAATCGGGCCGGGTGCAGCCGCTTTAG
- a CDS encoding DUF2939 domain-containing protein, which produces MKKIILAVVVLALLLGGYLYYRHMSGTPEYSLMQAAKAAHDHDAAAFGRYVDVESVTGSLVDQVATQGAALGVLNPGGLAMKGALRLLKPQLTQAARREVERYIETGSLEAAAAAAPKRAVNVSILGLAGKVVSPDSQFKGIKYSREEGEQALVGLEFTQPRYDTTVVVEVKMRNQGEYWQATEITNTGEILKHVARLEKNQLLKRK; this is translated from the coding sequence ATGAAAAAGATTATTCTAGCCGTTGTAGTGCTGGCCCTGCTTCTGGGCGGCTACCTCTATTATCGTCATATGTCGGGCACTCCCGAGTACTCGCTGATGCAGGCGGCTAAAGCCGCGCACGACCACGATGCCGCCGCCTTTGGGCGCTATGTGGATGTAGAAAGCGTGACGGGCAGCCTGGTGGACCAGGTAGCAACTCAGGGCGCGGCGCTGGGCGTGCTCAATCCGGGTGGCCTGGCCATGAAGGGCGCGCTGCGCCTTCTTAAGCCCCAGCTAACGCAGGCGGCTCGCCGCGAGGTAGAGCGGTACATCGAAACCGGCTCCCTGGAAGCCGCAGCTGCTGCAGCCCCCAAGCGGGCGGTGAACGTATCCATTCTGGGGCTGGCCGGTAAAGTGGTGAGCCCCGACAGCCAGTTCAAAGGCATCAAGTACAGCCGCGAAGAAGGCGAGCAGGCGCTGGTAGGACTGGAGTTCACCCAGCCGCGCTACGACACAACGGTAGTGGTAGAAGTGAAAATGCGCAACCAGGGCGAATATTGGCAGGCCACTGAAATCACCAACACCGGGGAAATATTGAAGCACGTAGCTCGGCTGGAGAAAAACCAGTTGCTGAAACGGAAGTAA
- a CDS encoding PLDc N-terminal domain-containing protein: MNKIIASTSRLAAAAPLFALMLLVSSCARFNANGGLATWGWVLLILDVLALLDVFRQPWTIGKKILWAAIIFFFPLAGLIIYWLFAGRGKSNTGVI, translated from the coding sequence ATGAACAAAATCATTGCTTCTACCAGCCGTTTGGCTGCCGCTGCGCCGCTTTTCGCGCTGATGCTCCTTGTTTCATCTTGTGCCCGTTTCAATGCCAACGGCGGCCTGGCCACCTGGGGCTGGGTTCTCCTTATCTTGGATGTTCTGGCTTTGCTCGACGTGTTCCGTCAGCCCTGGACAATTGGCAAAAAGATTCTGTGGGCTGCCATTATCTTCTTCTTCCCCTTAGCTGGCCTGATCATCTACTGGCTGTTTGCCGGTCGTGGTAAATCCAATACGGGCGTGATCTAG
- a CDS encoding helix-turn-helix domain-containing protein, with translation MPHQGEILQEAIKNSGISITRIVDELGITRPTIYRKFKEETLDYNFVKRIGEIISHDFSHDFTTLQQTVLPFTVTAPVTHIGVASERVTPVRNSVSAPADIDATKQLMALQHKYIALLEAYNELLLKVYGPK, from the coding sequence ATGCCGCATCAGGGCGAAATACTGCAGGAAGCCATCAAGAACAGCGGAATTTCGATTACGCGTATCGTGGACGAGCTGGGTATTACACGTCCAACGATATATCGTAAATTCAAAGAAGAGACACTTGATTACAATTTCGTTAAACGTATCGGCGAAATAATATCTCATGACTTTTCGCATGACTTTACAACTTTGCAACAAACTGTATTGCCCTTTACAGTTACAGCGCCTGTTACACATATTGGTGTTGCATCAGAACGTGTAACACCAGTGCGTAATAGTGTATCAGCCCCGGCCGATATAGACGCAACCAAGCAGCTAATGGCCCTGCAGCACAAGTACATTGCTCTGCTTGAGGCTTACAATGAGCTTCTTCTGAAAGTGTATGGTCCTAAGTGA
- the pdhA gene encoding pyruvate dehydrogenase (acetyl-transferring) E1 component subunit alpha translates to MAETKVKATPKASNSTKKSSTPKASSTGKAAPETVQQPDPVLPPANGEAQAATDAPKATPTSNPEFPKETYLRWYEQMQLMRKFEEKAGQLYGQQKIKGFCHLYIGQEACVAGAVSALTKDDKWITAYRDHAHPLALGTSPNAIMAELYAKATGCSKGKGGSMHIFDKGVNFIGGHGIVGAQVPMGAGIAFTEKYNKTGNLCICYMGDGAVRQGALHEAFNMAMLWKLPVIFVVENNGYAMGTSVQRTSNVTELYTLGESYDMPSEPVNAMNVEDVHHAVARAAERARAGEGPTFLEFKTYRYKGHSMSDPAKYRTKEELEDYRSRDAIESVRHTILTNNMATEEDLAAIDEKIKVQVLESVEFAENSPFPTADELYKDVYVQQDYPYIHD, encoded by the coding sequence ATGGCGGAGACGAAAGTAAAGGCTACCCCGAAGGCTTCCAATTCGACGAAAAAATCGTCGACTCCCAAGGCCTCCTCTACAGGCAAGGCTGCACCCGAAACCGTGCAGCAGCCTGATCCGGTATTGCCGCCCGCCAACGGCGAGGCCCAGGCCGCTACCGACGCGCCTAAAGCAACGCCGACCTCTAATCCCGAATTTCCGAAGGAAACCTACCTGCGCTGGTACGAGCAAATGCAGCTTATGCGCAAGTTTGAGGAGAAGGCCGGCCAGCTCTACGGTCAGCAAAAAATCAAAGGCTTCTGCCACCTATACATTGGCCAGGAAGCCTGCGTAGCCGGCGCTGTGTCGGCCCTCACCAAGGACGACAAGTGGATTACTGCCTACCGCGACCACGCGCATCCTTTAGCGCTGGGCACCTCGCCTAATGCTATTATGGCTGAGCTCTATGCCAAGGCTACGGGCTGCTCCAAGGGCAAAGGCGGCTCCATGCACATCTTTGATAAGGGTGTTAACTTCATTGGCGGCCACGGTATCGTGGGAGCGCAGGTGCCCATGGGCGCCGGCATTGCCTTCACCGAGAAGTATAACAAGACCGGCAACCTGTGCATCTGCTACATGGGCGACGGGGCCGTGCGCCAGGGCGCCCTGCACGAGGCCTTCAACATGGCTATGCTGTGGAAGCTGCCCGTCATCTTCGTGGTAGAAAACAACGGCTACGCCATGGGCACCTCGGTGCAGCGTACCTCCAACGTGACGGAGCTCTACACCCTGGGTGAAAGCTACGACATGCCCTCGGAGCCGGTGAATGCCATGAACGTGGAAGACGTACACCACGCCGTAGCCCGGGCTGCTGAGCGCGCCCGCGCCGGTGAGGGCCCCACGTTCCTGGAGTTCAAAACATACCGCTACAAAGGCCACTCCATGAGTGACCCCGCCAAGTACCGCACCAAGGAAGAGCTGGAAGACTACCGCTCGCGCGACGCTATCGAATCTGTGCGCCATACCATCCTGACGAACAACATGGCCACGGAAGAAGATCTGGCGGCCATCGACGAGAAGATCAAGGTGCAGGTGCTGGAGTCGGTGGAGTTTGCCGAAAACTCGCCCTTCCCCACGGCCGACGAACTGTACAAAGATGTGTACGTGCAGCAGGATTACCCCTATATCCACGACTAA
- a CDS encoding TraR/DksA C4-type zinc finger protein: MSEENLRYSREDLAEFAEIIQDKLTAARKEVAFIKETLSRKNDSGTDNTASSSKVLEDGADTAEKESLNQLASRQMKFIQQLENALVRIKNGTYGVCIGTGKLIPKERLRAVPHTQHSIEAKMARRD; the protein is encoded by the coding sequence ATGAGTGAAGAAAACCTACGCTATTCCAGGGAAGATCTGGCCGAGTTTGCGGAAATCATCCAGGATAAGCTTACTGCTGCCCGCAAGGAAGTAGCGTTCATCAAAGAAACCCTGAGCCGCAAAAACGATTCGGGTACCGACAACACGGCATCTTCTTCGAAGGTGCTGGAAGATGGTGCTGATACGGCCGAGAAGGAAAGCCTCAACCAGTTGGCTTCGCGCCAGATGAAGTTTATCCAGCAGCTCGAAAACGCCCTGGTACGCATCAAGAACGGTACGTACGGCGTGTGCATCGGCACCGGCAAGCTCATTCCGAAGGAGCGCCTGCGCGCCGTGCCCCACACCCAGCATTCCATCGAAGCCAAGATGGCCCGCCGCGACTAA
- a CDS encoding DUF721 domain-containing protein: MAFKKPYSSENSRQSDIVPLKDGITALLRAYRLQGKLDEVTVVASWERVMGKAVAMKTQQVYVSNSKLFVRLSSAPLKHELFMAKTQVLANLNAEVGSEVIKEVVFL, from the coding sequence ATGGCGTTCAAAAAACCTTATTCCTCCGAAAACTCCCGTCAATCGGACATTGTGCCGTTGAAGGATGGAATTACCGCTTTGCTACGGGCCTACCGCCTTCAGGGCAAGCTGGACGAGGTAACGGTGGTGGCTAGTTGGGAGCGGGTGATGGGCAAAGCCGTAGCCATGAAAACCCAGCAGGTATATGTGAGCAACAGCAAGCTTTTCGTTCGCCTCTCGTCCGCCCCGCTCAAGCACGAGCTCTTTATGGCCAAGACCCAGGTACTGGCCAACCTGAATGCCGAAGTAGGCTCGGAGGTTATCAAAGAGGTTGTCTTTCTCTAG
- a CDS encoding pseudouridine synthase, translating into MGKKHFSDDTPGRRGRGPQGRPTDSGRAEGPRKFSGPGHSRDERAGSGAPRFGGGSEENRRGFNADRPSFGRPSGGSFDGPRKSGSGGFGGPKKFGQSGGGFSPRGGSSRPGGYGQPRFGGDDRRGFRPDQRRDDRRDERPREERPVRPFEPKETWGGQPYRQEGKAAVPRGLPGERNRKFIKQDPRGPKESTDFRPTPPAPEREPRQISGEREVRPARQFDYRGRPENLDTDRPERRSESAPREESDRRPGGYGQREAVNDRDRKPGGFGARRETGFGGGSFGEKRTSRPGSFGADKREARPYGDRPERTINKRTGRDADSNQAGKRKYGEVAGEAPDYKNLKYYEEDKSRGNKRRRDEEPAEELTRLNRYIANAGICSRREADSLIAAGEIRVNGEVVTEMGYKVQPSDTVQYGKTNLNREKLVYVLLNKPKDFITTTEDPEGRRTVMELVANASKERIFPVGRLDRNTTGLLLFTNDGEVAQKLSHPSHKNKKIYQVELDKPLTEEHLRQITEGLQLEDGKAEVDDVAVVAGNPHFVGVELHIGRNRIVRRIFEHLGYDVVTLDRVQYAGLTKKDLPRGKWRFLNEKEVIRLKYFM; encoded by the coding sequence ATGGGCAAGAAACATTTCTCCGACGATACTCCAGGCCGCCGTGGCCGTGGCCCCCAGGGCCGCCCTACCGACAGTGGCCGTGCTGAAGGCCCACGCAAGTTTTCCGGCCCCGGCCACAGCCGCGACGAGCGTGCTGGTTCCGGTGCTCCCCGCTTTGGCGGCGGCAGCGAAGAAAACCGCCGTGGTTTCAACGCCGACCGTCCTTCTTTTGGACGCCCCAGCGGCGGCAGCTTCGATGGCCCGCGCAAATCGGGGAGCGGCGGTTTTGGCGGCCCCAAAAAGTTTGGTCAGTCGGGTGGGGGCTTTTCACCCCGAGGCGGTAGTAGCCGGCCCGGTGGCTACGGCCAGCCCCGCTTTGGCGGCGACGACCGGCGCGGTTTCCGGCCCGATCAGCGGCGGGATGACCGCCGGGATGAGCGTCCCCGCGAGGAGCGTCCGGTGCGGCCCTTCGAGCCCAAAGAAACCTGGGGTGGCCAACCCTATCGCCAGGAAGGAAAGGCTGCGGTGCCTCGTGGCTTGCCCGGCGAGCGGAACCGCAAGTTTATAAAGCAGGACCCACGTGGTCCGAAAGAATCAACCGACTTCCGGCCCACGCCGCCAGCACCCGAGCGTGAGCCCCGCCAGATCAGCGGGGAGCGGGAAGTGCGGCCCGCCCGGCAGTTCGACTACCGGGGCCGCCCCGAGAATCTGGATACTGACCGTCCGGAACGCCGTTCTGAGTCGGCGCCCCGCGAGGAAAGTGACCGGCGCCCCGGTGGCTATGGGCAGCGCGAGGCTGTGAACGACCGGGACCGGAAACCTGGTGGGTTTGGTGCCCGCCGCGAAACCGGCTTTGGTGGGGGAAGCTTCGGCGAGAAGCGCACCAGCCGCCCTGGCTCTTTTGGCGCCGACAAGCGGGAGGCGCGCCCGTACGGCGACCGTCCGGAGCGTACCATCAACAAGCGCACCGGCCGCGACGCGGATTCCAACCAGGCAGGCAAGCGCAAGTACGGTGAAGTGGCCGGCGAAGCCCCCGACTACAAAAACCTGAAGTACTACGAGGAAGACAAAAGCCGGGGTAACAAGCGCCGCCGCGACGAAGAGCCCGCCGAGGAGCTGACGCGTCTGAACCGCTACATTGCCAATGCGGGCATCTGCTCCCGCCGGGAGGCCGATTCGCTGATTGCGGCCGGTGAAATCCGGGTGAATGGCGAGGTGGTAACGGAAATGGGCTACAAAGTTCAGCCTTCCGACACGGTGCAGTACGGCAAAACCAACCTCAACCGGGAGAAGCTGGTGTACGTGCTGCTGAACAAGCCCAAGGACTTCATCACTACTACGGAAGACCCCGAAGGCCGCCGCACGGTGATGGAGCTGGTAGCCAATGCCTCGAAGGAGCGCATCTTCCCGGTAGGCCGCCTCGACCGCAACACCACGGGGCTGCTGCTGTTTACCAACGATGGGGAAGTGGCGCAGAAACTTTCGCACCCCTCACACAAAAACAAGAAAATCTACCAGGTTGAGCTGGACAAGCCGCTGACGGAGGAGCACCTGCGCCAGATTACGGAAGGCCTGCAGCTGGAAGACGGCAAAGCCGAAGTAGACGACGTGGCCGTAGTGGCCGGGAATCCGCATTTTGTGGGGGTAGAGCTGCACATTGGCCGCAACCGCATCGTGCGCCGCATCTTCGAGCACCTGGGCTACGATGTAGTAACGCTGGACCGCGTGCAGTACGCCGGCCTCACCAAAAAGGACCTGCCCCGGGGCAAATGGCGCTTCCTGAACGAGAAGGAAGTTATTCGTCTGAAATATTTCATGTAG
- a CDS encoding glycerophosphodiester phosphodiesterase family protein has product MSDSAYYPVIHGHRGCRGLRPENTLSAFRYAVQLGVEVIELDVVVSADNRVVVSHEPWMSATICRTPAGLPISPAEQYAHNLYALPYAEIRRYDCGLTRHPAFLEQQPEPAYKPLLSEVVHNLDSLAGELGRAPVRYSIELKSDPAADGLFQPLPGRFLELVLQELRASQVLPRTTLLCFDKRILQLAHRQLPMLPLCLLVEDVQPFSQHLEQLGFTPAVYGPQHHLVTPELAAELAGLAVQLVPWTVNDPGDFKRLLALRPAGITTDYPNRFLPAR; this is encoded by the coding sequence ATGTCTGATTCCGCCTACTATCCCGTTATTCATGGTCACCGTGGCTGCCGCGGCCTGCGGCCCGAAAACACGCTTTCGGCTTTTCGGTATGCCGTGCAGCTGGGAGTTGAGGTAATAGAGCTGGACGTGGTGGTGTCGGCCGACAACCGCGTGGTAGTCTCGCACGAGCCCTGGATGTCGGCCACTATTTGCCGCACGCCGGCTGGCTTGCCCATCAGCCCCGCCGAGCAGTACGCGCACAACCTGTACGCGCTGCCCTACGCCGAAATCCGCCGGTACGACTGCGGGCTTACCCGGCACCCTGCCTTCTTGGAGCAGCAGCCCGAACCAGCCTATAAGCCCCTGCTTAGCGAAGTAGTGCACAATCTCGATAGCCTGGCCGGCGAGCTGGGCCGCGCTCCGGTACGCTACAGCATCGAGCTAAAAAGCGACCCGGCAGCCGATGGCCTTTTCCAGCCATTGCCGGGTCGATTCCTGGAGCTGGTGCTACAGGAGCTACGGGCGTCTCAGGTCCTGCCCCGCACCACGCTGCTCTGCTTCGACAAGCGCATCCTGCAGCTCGCGCACCGGCAGTTGCCCATGCTGCCGCTCTGCCTGCTGGTAGAAGATGTGCAGCCGTTCAGCCAGCACCTGGAGCAGCTGGGATTTACACCCGCCGTGTATGGTCCGCAGCATCATCTGGTCACGCCTGAGCTGGCTGCCGAGCTGGCTGGCCTGGCGGTGCAGCTGGTACCGTGGACGGTAAATGACCCCGGGGATTTCAAGCGTCTGCTGGCCCTGCGTCCCGCCGGCATCACTACCGACTATCCCAATCGGTTTCTGCCAGCCCGCTAG
- a CDS encoding rhomboid family intramembrane serine protease — translation MPFLNPALILIALTAGISMYAWSNRNLLESWVFNPYLVERRQQWYRFLTSGFLHADFVHLFFNLWAFYSFSPVVQQEYAARYGLVGGTMCFLLLYLGAIIVSDIPTYLRHRHDPTYTSLGASGGVSAVVFASVLFYPVALGGGGIYIFPLPVPIQPFVFGILYLAYSYYMARRQGDNINHDAHFYGALYGAVLSLLLAPAAAGEFWDKVRTYLSNLL, via the coding sequence ATGCCCTTCCTCAATCCCGCGCTGATTCTGATTGCGCTAACTGCCGGCATTTCCATGTACGCGTGGTCGAACCGGAATTTGCTCGAGAGCTGGGTGTTCAACCCATACCTGGTAGAGCGCCGGCAGCAGTGGTACCGCTTCCTTACCTCCGGCTTCCTGCACGCTGACTTCGTGCACTTGTTTTTCAATCTGTGGGCGTTCTACTCCTTCAGCCCAGTGGTGCAGCAGGAGTATGCGGCCCGCTACGGCCTGGTGGGCGGCACAATGTGCTTTCTGCTGCTGTACCTGGGCGCCATCATCGTGTCGGATATTCCCACCTATCTGCGACACCGTCACGATCCTACTTACACTAGTCTGGGAGCTTCGGGCGGCGTTTCGGCGGTGGTATTTGCCAGCGTGTTGTTTTACCCCGTGGCGCTGGGTGGGGGCGGTATCTACATCTTTCCGCTGCCGGTTCCCATTCAGCCCTTCGTGTTTGGCATCCTGTACCTGGCGTATTCCTACTACATGGCGCGCCGGCAGGGGGATAATATCAACCACGATGCTCACTTCTACGGCGCCTTGTACGGAGCCGTGCTTTCGCTGCTGCTGGCGCCTGCTGCTGCGGGTGAGTTCTGGGATAAAGTGCGTACTTATTTAAGTAATTTATTGTAA
- a CDS encoding tol-pal system YbgF family protein: MSKIPYTRNSPLNRPQQTQVPADPNQPAPETFVPEHPLLEDPDALAARLAGSEDFVRRNKNLLLGLLTVVVLAVVGGFGWYIWQGKQDEKAQAELFQAVNYWEADSVNKALKGDGQYRGLEAVANDYSGTKAGNLANFYAGAASLKAGKYQEAINYLEDFSSDDLLLQARAYALLGDANLELNKIKEAAELYAKAADYKSNEYFTPGYLLKEATARELAKDYEGALKAYNRILTDYPTAAEATDAKQLKGRAEGLAGK; encoded by the coding sequence ATGTCGAAGATTCCTTACACGCGAAACAGCCCGCTGAATCGCCCGCAGCAAACCCAGGTGCCCGCTGACCCCAATCAGCCGGCCCCGGAAACGTTCGTGCCCGAGCACCCTTTGCTGGAAGACCCGGATGCGCTGGCCGCCCGCCTCGCTGGTTCGGAGGATTTCGTGCGCCGCAACAAAAACCTGCTGCTCGGCTTGCTGACGGTGGTGGTGCTGGCGGTGGTAGGCGGCTTCGGCTGGTACATCTGGCAGGGCAAGCAGGACGAGAAGGCCCAGGCCGAGCTGTTCCAGGCCGTGAACTATTGGGAAGCTGACTCAGTAAACAAAGCCCTGAAAGGTGACGGTCAGTATCGGGGCCTCGAAGCCGTAGCCAACGACTACAGCGGCACCAAGGCGGGCAACCTGGCCAACTTCTACGCCGGCGCTGCTTCGCTGAAAGCCGGCAAATACCAGGAGGCCATTAACTACCTGGAAGACTTCAGCTCCGATGACCTGCTGCTGCAGGCCCGTGCCTACGCCCTGCTGGGTGACGCCAACCTGGAGCTCAACAAAATCAAGGAAGCCGCCGAGCTGTACGCCAAGGCCGCCGACTACAAGAGCAATGAGTACTTCACGCCCGGTTACCTGCTGAAGGAAGCCACGGCCCGCGAGCTGGCCAAAGACTACGAAGGCGCGCTGAAAGCCTACAACCGGATTCTGACGGACTACCCCACCGCCGCCGAAGCCACCGACGCCAAGCAGCTGAAAGGCCGCGCCGAAGGACTGGCCGGCAAGTAG